Genomic DNA from Prunus persica cultivar Lovell chromosome G1, Prunus_persica_NCBIv2, whole genome shotgun sequence:
TCCAAAACGTCAAACTGAACGAAAACGAAAGAGAAAAGTTCAAATCACGCGTAATTTAAATAGACAGGTGTAAAAAAGTCATTTACTTTGCAAGTTTCAGAGTTAGGCCAGGCTTTTTAAGAAGAAAGGTAGCATTGTCTTTTCAGTTATTATTTTAAGCTGGCCCAACGAATCTGGACCTCATCTTTGGCCTAGtccaaaataacaattctttcCTAGGTATTAACCTAAACAAAAATACCCAATATCTCAAATACTAATTAGTAAAGTTACTTATGTCTAATACctcatttttcttaaaataaaataagtagtTTGATGTGTCTAGTTTTTGCTCACCATTCGTTATATCAACTACAAATAGCCTTAATGCttaacaattgaaaaacattgacaatatatatatatatatatatcaataaaataatgaaaaaaagattGGGGATAATTATTGGATAAAGTAAAAGTTGAATGGGAGTATTTTTGCTCATCACTTTAACTCAGTTGTAATCTTATCATCcttctcaacacttgacacgTGTCTATTAACATAGCCATGGTTCcataaatacaaagtaaaGAGTTAACTATGGTTATGCCAATAGACATGTGTCAAGCGTTGAGAAGGTTGGTGAAGGTACACTTTAAGTTAAAGTGATAAGGAAAAAGCATTTTGAGTCCGAGcaatacatgaatagttgtattttaGAGAGtagaaatttgagtttagcccCCATCATGGTCGGAGATGACCTTACTTGTCTTCTCCGCACATATTGTGATCATTAATAAATGTGTTTCATGTGTTTCGTGAGTTTCATGATGAGCAAGCACCTGCTACCACTTAaagttataatataaaatatcagGCAATTTTACTGTAATGACTTGTATTTAAGGAGAAGCCAAGTTATACGTTGTTTAACATTCTGCCTTATAcatatcaaatttcaaaactgataAGCATAAGCATGGCTCTGCACGGTTTTATTGGGACTCAAATAGAGCTCAAGTCACCTGCTGATAAGTTCTACAAAATCTTCAAGGGTCAAGCCCACCTCATCCCAAATGTTTCTTCTGGCCATATCAAAGGTGTTCAGGTGCATGAAGGAGATTGGGAAACGCACGGCTCTGTTAAGATCTGGAATTATCATCTAGGTAATTAAGTAACTATATGGTGAACCCACTTTGGAcaagtttaattattttctgtttcGTTGTTAACTATGTCATATGggtatgaaaaaaaaaatcataagatgagcttatatatatatatttttgttgtgaAATAAATGTGACAGGGAACGAAGTTGGGACATTCAAGGAAAAGGTCGAGTACGACGACGAGAACAAGGTGGCAACTTTGATTGGATTGGACGGAGAAGTGTTCAAGTATTACAAGAGCTTTAAGGGCATCTATCAGTTCGCTCAAAAGGGTGATGTTAGCGTTGCCAACCTGACGATTCACTATGAGAAACGGAATGCGAATGTTGAAGCTCCAGATAGATATGTTGGTCTCATGGTTACCCTCGTCAGGGATCTTGATGCTCACTTTGCCAAGGCATAATCGAATATCAaaagcaaatatatatatgtatgttaaTGCGTGCTTTGTGTGGTTAATATTATAAGTAATGCTTTGTTTTATGtgagtttttctttgtggCATGAAGGgatttcatatgtgatataTTGTGATGTATTAGCTATGTGGGTtatcacatatataaaataaaatgcgtggtgtgctatatatatatatatatctccagTTCTTGATCATCATTCATATATCAAGTACAAAATAGACTTAAAAATCAACAATATCCAACTGTTATTTGTTGCGCGCTTGGATTCAAAGTActtaaaagacaaaaaaatctGAAGTATGTTGCGTGCTTGGATTCGAATTTCACATTGAACACTTAGCCTTGTAGATGAAAAAGACACAACTAAAGTAGTAGTAAAAAAAGTAGTAGAAGCAGCTGGAAGCTCTTTCCTTCATCATTTGCGCTCTCCTTTCCCCTCTtcgtctctctctttctttatcTCTCTGCCCCTTCCctgtgaaaagaaaagaaagcgtAGCTGGATGCGACGAATGAAGGATAGAttccacaaagaaaaaagttttcaCGTTCTTCCATTCCATAAGCAACACTGAAGAATTCCCTAATAATGTATGGACGAAACTCTCATGACAACTAATTCAAAGCAAACACAACTCAACCCAGCTGACAGTGCAATAAGCATCCTccctctcaaaacccaccacgTAACATAATTAAATTCATTGTTAAggttcatgaattatattatcGAGTTAATTAATGCGTGCTTTGTTTAATtacaagtaattaaaaaaaatgctttgCTATGTATTTGTGTCAAGGGATGTCATATGTGATAATGTGATGTATTAACTATGGtcatcacatatataaaacaaaatgagTTGCGGAGAAGTTTTCCATGCAGTTTCCATCTAGGAAAATTCTCTAGTCCTTTGGTGTATGGGTACACCAAAGGATATGGGCCGTTAGATTGAGATTAGTGGGAAATGGACTAATCTACACCTTTGGTATGGAAAATCTGAAAACCTAGTATTGGAGGTAAAAAGgtttattaaatattaaaatatattacagTGGCAATTGATACTCATCAATTGGCAAATCGATACCTATCAAATGCCAAATCGTTACCCATCAATTGCCATAGTCACTTGACGTTGTAATCATAGTGCAAAAGCTCGTAAATTTGAACTCAAATGTTGtaatctataaaattaaggATAGGCTTTATAATGTTATGGAATGTCTATGTgccaaatattttaatatgattcTTTAAGGTTGTAAACCAATATTTTTACAAGCATATGAATAATCTTAACAATGTTATGGAACTCTCAAGTCCCAAAAACTACAACATGAGTCATTAATATTGTAAATCCTGGTTTTTACAAAAGCTAAGaacaattttacttttttaaggTCCAACCAAaccttaatattgtaattGACATTATTTTCATTGTAAATTAGGCTATTACAATATTATGGATTAAAGTAAACCTTATTCTTGTAATTACGGTGCAAAAGATCATAAATTCGAACCAAAATATTGTAATCTACAATATTAAGGATAGACTTTGCAATGTGATAGAACGTTTAGGTAACATTGTAATATGAgtccttaatattgtaaatcCCTGTTATTACAAGATTAtggataaaatttaaaatattaggaaACTCTCATGTGCCAAACATTTTAATATGATTCCTTGAGGTTGTAAACCATTGTTTTTACAAGCTTATGGATCCTTTACAATTGTATGGAACCCTAAGTTCCCAAAAACTGTAACATAAGTCTTTAATGTTATAAACCTCTGTTATTACAAgatttttgataaaatttaaaataatgttAGAGAGAACTCTCATGTGCCAAACATTTTAATATGATTCCTTAAGGTTGTAAACCATTGTTTTTACAAGCTTAGGGATAACCTCTACAATTGTATGGAACTCTAAGGTCCCAAAAACTGTAACATGAGTTCTTAATGTTGTAAATCTCTGTTATTACAAGATTATGGATAAAATTTAAAGTGTTAGAGAACTCTCATGTGCCAAACATTTTATTATGATTCCTTAAGGTTGTAAACGGTTGTTTTTACAAGCTTAGGGATAACCTTTACAATATTATGAAACTCTAAGGTCCCAAAAACTGTAACATGAGTCATAATATTgtaaattctattttttacaagaataatGAACAATTTTACATGTTTAAGGTCCAACCAAACTTTAATATTGTAATCAACGTTATATTCATTGTAAATTATACTATTACAATATTATGGATTAAAGTAAACCTTAACATTGTAATCACAGTGCAAGAGCTTGTAAATGCGAACCTAAATCTTGTAATCTACAAGATTGACGATAGACTTTTCAATTGTATGGAATGTTTCAAACGTTGTAATATGAGTCCTTAATATTGTATACCCTTGTTATTACAAGATTATAGATAAAATTTACAATGTTAGGGAATGCTCAGAGATAGTTTGGCAATTGCCAATCAACTTGTCATCATTTGCAAAGTGGAATGGCAATTGCAAAGTGGACcttgaagaaggaaaattggTTCTTATGCTTGTAATTGTAAATATAAGGGTTACAACATTAAAGATCACGTTTACATATGTTCATAGACCTCCATAATCTTGTAAACCATATCCTTAACTTTGTAATATAGTTcttattttggaaattttattttacaaatgcTATTGGATATGCAATAAGATATACTAggtgaaaataataatatgtaaaCTCATACGCCAATTGACAAATAGAGATATCGTAATTGCAATTGTATTTGCTATGGAAACTAGACAActtgtataaaataattaaaaaattgggGATAATTATTGGACAAAGCCAAAGCCGGATTGCGGAGAAGTCTTCCAATTTTAGTTTGCAGTTTCCATCTAATGCATTATTTGTTTGCTTCATGGTGTGACTGGCACTCAAATATATAATAGCCACCACAAGTTCTTAGTTCGGTTGAAATATCCcattttgcatgtaattccTAAAATACACTGACGGTTTAGGTGTCCTTTAGTCTAATCTTGTGAGTAGTGACCCTATTCAAGTACAATATTGGTGGTGTCTAAATACGAAGGTTAGATATGAAGTGTTAGTTAGATTGGTTAAGGTTTTTGGTGCGCTCTCATGTGGTCTTAGGTCTAAATCCTCATGGTAGCCGTGTATGTGAGTTTACCCCTTTCCTTTCTAACTTTgatcaaaaaaatatatatacaatgttAAATTCTACGTTCCCAAATGGATTAGCTCCATTAATCAAGTTCACTGATATACTCTAActaaattaagaaattaaatttggtAGGGTTTTGTGTGGGgtccaaaatttaaatttgataggTATAGATAGTACAGGTATACCTACCATGTTCAAGATCCCGCCACGTTTAATTGCCACACGCCACGTTTAATTGTCACATGTCATATAGATCAAATCATGTAAATATACGATTTCCTATACGTTGCTGTAGGCATACATCGAAATTTACAGCTTGACCTGGGCTTCCGTGGCTCTATATAAGGAGTGGAAGCTTAATAGCTATATCGGTCATCTACAAAATTCTAAAAAGTAAACCTAATTGTTTTGTCAGAGAAAATGGCTTTGAGTGGAGCTAGTAATTACAAGGCGGAGACTGTGGAGGCTGAGGTAGAGATCAAATCCAATTCTGGCAAATTGTTCAAGCTCATCAGCAACCAGCACCACGACGTTCCGAAGGCCTCCTCTGATAATGTACATGATGTTGCGGTACATGAAGGTGACTGGGAAACTTCTGGTTCTGTCAAGCTTTGGAAATACACCTTAGGTACGTATATATGTACTACTggaatatgtatatatgtcgTTTGATTCTaaattactaaaatatttcaatgctaataaactatatatatgtacgtgCAGATGGAAATGTTGAAACTTTAAAGGAAAAGGTAGAAATAGATGAAGCGAACAAGTTGGTGAGTCTTACTGCTTTGGAAGGATCACATGTGTTGGAGAAGTACAAAAGCTGTAAGATCATCTTCCAGGTCACTCCAAAGAGTGAAGGAGGTTTGGTGAAAATTACCCTAGGATATCAAAGACTTAATGAGAACGATCCGCCTCCACATAAGTACCTCCGGTTTTTGGTCAATGTCATTCAAGATATTGATGCACATCTTCTTAAGGAATAATTGCACCAACAAGATTTATGCGTGCAACTTTGAAGgataattacatatatatgtaataaaataaGGGCAAGCTATCCTTGTTGTTAGTACCGTTTCGGACTTGCAATTTCTATCTTGGAATTTATAGGCAAGAATGAATTGAATTGTGTGcaatatataagtatattgaTTGTGTGTGAACAAGTTTTCCTGGGTGTATTAACTCATCCAAAAGAATAAATTATGATCAGTATATTGTGCTACTCCTAGAATGgtgtcctttttttatttttttttatttttattgttgttcttgttttgcatTAACATAAATACCTTATTTCTACTTAACCATACAATTTATCACTCAAATTTGCTACTAAGGCAAAGCTGAATTATTGATATATCTTCCAACATGGCCCGCTTGGTTTGCAGTACTTTTCATCTAGTGCATTTATTTGCTCCACCCATGCTGCGGGCATCGAGAAAGACCACAACTTTTGAGAATTGTTCGACATATTTTGCACACCGCCATGCCAAGTTTTGCATGAAAATCTCATGGCAGATGCGAATGGTTTAGCTTGGAACCATCGTCTCTGAGATATTTGGGAATAGTGTGAAGGAAACTATGGAAAGGCGGTTTCTCGAGGTGATTCAATTTGAGTAGATATCGTTTCGGGTTAAGTTTTTGATGTTGTGATGTCGTTTTGCTGATCCATATACAACTGTAAGTTTTGgtttaaaagaaatttgaaaataatggcATAATGacatattttgtaattttaatgttctttaattatattatggTAAAAATAGGTGCTatattttggcttttggtTTTATCCTAATTAGctgaaattgaattcctattAACCTAAATAGTaaactatatttttttgtgaaattgaattcctattAACCTAAATAGTAGACTATAACATCAatcaatcttttcttttgttgaaaCATCAATTGTATTTTGGCAAACCGAAGTAACGGAAGTTCCTATcacattaaatatttttagtttttgtctGTGGGTAAATAGTTAATTGAACATTTTCGTCCAAACCAGTTGGGTTGTAACTTGTTATAATTGTTAAGTATTAAGGCTATTTGTAGTAGATATAACGAATGATGAGCAAAAACTGGACACAGCACACcactcattttattttatgaatgtGATAGCCATAGTTAATACATGCCAATATCACATATGACATCCCTTGACACAAATACATAGCAAAGCATTTTTTAATTACCTGTAATTAAACAAAGCACGCATTAATTAACACGATAATCTAATGCATTATTTATTTGCTTCATGGTGTGACTGGCACTCAAATAGCCACCACAAGTTTTGCATTACCATAAATACCTTATTTCTACTTAACCATACAATTTCTCACTCAAATTTGCTACGAAGGCAAAGCTGAATTATTGATGTATCTTCCAATATGGCCCGCTTGGTTTGCTGTACTTTTCATCTAGTGCATTTATTTGCTCCACCCATGCTGCTGGCATCGAGAAAGACCACAACTTTTGAGAATtgttttgacatattttgCACACCGCCATGTCAAGTTTTGCATGAAAATCCCATGGCAGCCGCGGATCATTACCCCTTGGGGATTTGGCTGGTTGGATAGGAATGCCCCACCAGGTGTTTCTTGAAATTGACTGAACAAAGGATGGGCAGTAGACTCGATCATGACccaattcaagttcattaGTGGAGTACTCACTCAatgtttggttcatggaaaTGAAttgatgagaaatcaatttCTATGTAGTTTTTCATAGAAAAGGAAATCGAACATTCATTTTCTATGTTTGATAATGCTGGAAAAATAActagaaaatatcattttatttccttctctATGTGTGGTTAGTGTATGGATTGAAAATgcattttgtttagtttttcaattatatccctaaataaaaaatcataaatatatatatatattaaaaagtgTAATTAATATTTGCCatggtatttttaattgttaataGTGGTAAATTGGTCATAAAAAGTTGTAATTAATGCTTGTCTTGGTTTCCCACGAGGAGGGAAAATTAAATCCAATATAAATGGAAGGTTTTATTTTCCTCCCTATTTTTCCAAGcttggacttaccaaacataggAAAGCAAATAATTTCTCATTCCCAAGCTCCTTTTCCCAGAACCAAATGCAGTAAATACGAAGGTTTCTACTTTCTTAAAGTTCATTAGCTCGAACCTACCAGAAAAACCTAATTGAGAAAACACTAgcctcccttctctctcaaaCCTCTTTTGTTGTGTTCCAGGGAATAGGGAGCAGGAAGCCACTcatcctcctctctctccctgaTGGGGATCGGGATCCGGACACAGGTCACCAACCACATACACGAGCACCGAAATCTAGGGCTAGtgcaaactcacatatatcgtagcaaattcatgccacaaataaactattttattaatcatcaacatatctcccctacaactattacattagccttatttataggctttacaagacttgggcaccaaggctacttggtccaaaagtaaactaattaattataaaatcacacatacataataaaagatatcctaaactacctaaataagaaaataacaatatatcatgaaataactaattaaatataaaatatctaTCTTGATCCACCACTATGCTCCTGCATCAGACTCCCATGGTTGGAAAGAATTCGTCCTCGAATTCAAGCCTTTGATTGAGGAAAATCCGAGTAGAATCTTCAATTGTTTCATATTAATTCTGGATCTTTTAGCATCCAATTGAAATCTTcctttccaaataaaaagatatttggAATATTTCGTTATTCTTGGCTTCTTCTTACTCCCTCTAAGAATGCAAAAGTTTCTCTCTAGAATCTTCAACCGATTGACAAAATCAACTAGATTTTTGGCAACCttccaagtgaaaatattaatgcccataaaatcaataatatcTTCAAAAGTTTTCTCAATTCTCATCTCTTCACTGTGCTGGTCAATAAATTGCTTATCAAAATTGCTTTGAACACCCAAACAATTTTCATTGCAATTTTCACAGTTGCAAGGATCAAATATTGGAGgtaaatctaaatttaataaCTTTGATGAATAACAAGATGCaccaaaattatcaaattcatTTATACCTTCAAAGACACAATGAGAATAACCGTGCCCCTCTTCACTTGACTCACACAGCGGAGCGCAATAATGAAAAGGGCTATCTCCCTCGTACTCCCCGTCGAGACTCTCACGGCTTAGAGTGTCGATGCGAGCTACTCGGTTCAGATAAGGGTTCACACATCCCTCCCCGTCAGAACTCTTACCTATCTGGGTTCGAGCTTCAATGCGAGCAATGCGTTCTGTAAGTTGCCGTAGCATCCTCCTAATTTCCTCCATGTCGTTGTAGTTGTTAAAACGACCCTCCATCCAAAAACCTCCCCGATATAGCAAATCTTGAGCcatagctctgataccaattgaTGGGGATCGGGATCCGGACACAGGTCACCAACCACATACACGAGCACCGAAATCTAGGGCTAGtgcaaactcacatatatcgtagcaaatccatgccacaaataaactattttattaatcatcaacatatctcccctacaactattacattagccttatttataggctttacaagacttgggcaccaaggctacttggtccaaaagtaaactaattaattataaaatcacacatacataataaaagatatcctaaactacctaaataagaaaataacaatatatcatgaaataactaattaaatgtaaaatatctatcttgatccaccactatgctcctgcatcactccctctctcttttccttatCTCCCCACTTATTTTCCCCTTCCGCATCTACGGGATTTGTGGTTTTAATTGTGAGGAGGTTACTTGTGTCTAGATCTTCTTAGATTTGTGGTTTTGTTGGTTGGTGTTTTAGATGTAAGGTGACTGTCTGCAATCTCAGTGATGTTCTCTATCTCCAAGGTGGTTACGGCGTCTGTGGTGGCGGTGGCTGATAAGTCCATAAATTTACAcattgttgaggcccaaaaatccAAGGGGCTAAGCCCAAGTTGACTATTGGCCCAATAGGGACAAGTAAACGCAAGAGAATTTAGGGAACGAATTAATACGAGCTACGGGCCACATGCCACGCCAAACAAGCACGTGCGGGAAGACCAAAAACATGCTAAAAACATGCTCATTCCTATTGAACTCGGCTATAGCCTATGATGATAGGATAAAAATCCAAGCACAAGCATAGGTGTCGGAACCGCCATGCCAACACCAAGATGTGTTACAAGCTTaggtgggcccaagccaccaAAATtacccggggcttgcttgaacgggttgtggtatggatggcaACGGGCTTTCATAGGACCCATTGACGAGCCAAGGAAATGGTAGTTTCGGGTCACTTGGGAGGCCCAAAACTCAAGCCTATTTCTTTGGCCCGAAATACATGGGTTAGcataagagaagagagagcatGACCCAATACCTTAGAAAAAAGGTGCAAAGCCTGTTAGAGAAGGCTAGGACAATTAGAAGGCCTAAATGTGCTGTTAAAGTGCAATAGGCAAGCtgcttccggcagcttgacgaaagccCAGCAGACTGACCCAGAATGACATATCACCAATTCAAAGCCTAGGAAAGAAAAGCCCAGCCCAAACTCCCTGTAAAATATCTGGCCAAGCACGTTTTGTCCCTATCCAGGAAAGTCAACAGCAAACATCTCAAAAACCAGAGGAAATCCACACAAGCAAGAGGTTTACCCGTTGGGTAAAACGTAGCTCCTTTCCCTCCCATTGTTCTGGCAGCTTGCATAGGAAAGATCGAGAGAAAAGCAAGCGGCTCTTCACCTCTATGATGAAGGGCCAGCAAAACCGAGACcttggaaccacaaatgggtTCCTTACCCATGTGTCTTGGGCGGACGGAATTCATCAAAGAAGACGAAGTGGGGGAAAACAATGGAAAGAGGGAGGGAAGTATGACGAAATTAGAACCCTTAGCGGCTATAAAAAGGAGGACTTCTGCTACCCAGGAAACCAACCCATTTTTCAGAGCTCGACCAAGCATTGTCAAGCAGCTGGAAAATCTACTCAAGCCACCccatctcctcctccattCGTTTCCTTCCTCCATTAGGAAGGAAGTCAGCCAAATCTTCCTTTGCTTGCTCTAAACCTCCATCCTCCATAGGAaaattcatctctctctctcaaaattgCTAAACCTGTGAAAGCctagctcccatgccacatgCTCTCCAAGCCAAGCTCTTCTGTAAAATTGGTCAAGTTTGTTTAGGCTATTAGTGAAGGAAGCCTGAGAGCGTTTTCGTAACAGTTTCATCAGACTCTGCGAAAAACACTCTTCCAGGCGCTTGGTGTCGAACCCAGGCATTTGGGGAATTTTTGCTCACTTCTCTTCTCACGGCAGCCCAAGCCCATTCGTCAGGCTGCTGGAACAAAAAAGCCCCAACATAAATTGGCGACTCTGCTGGGGACCAAGCTGCCATTTTTTCGCTAATGcctccaaaaaagaagactAGGAGCAATACCATGGCCTCTCAAGACGGATCTGACCACGGTGATTCCGAATCACGACAAAATACCTCCTCTAGGCAGCAAGAACGTGCAAGTGAGGGAGCTTTTACCCTCACAAACCTTATTACAGCTATGCAGGCTATGGGGGAAACCcaaagagaaatgatggaCACCATCAAAGAGCTAAAGAATGCTGTTCCTAAGCCAAACGAAGAAAATACCCGACATCCACAGGAGGAATCTGCTGCTGCCGGAAAAGAGTCTGAACAAAGGGGACCATCTTTTGTTACCCAGGAGGATGTCGTTGCCATGCTGGAAAGGGAACTCAGTCGAAGCCAAGAAGACTGGAAATACGTTCCTCAACCACCTTACCCGTCAAGCTTACTCCAGCAGCCTTACCCCAAAGGCTACGAAACACCAAACTTCGTCCTTTTTGATGGAAGGAAAGGGAGCCCAAAGGAGCATGTTAGTCGTTTCATCGATGCCTTAGGACCACATGCTGGTGATTATAATCTCCGACTGCGAGAGTTTTCAAAAAGTCTTACTGATCGGGCCTATACCTGGTATACGACATTGGCGCCAGGCTCAATTCGTTCTTGGGACGATCTGGCAGGCAGGTTCTGTAAAAAATACTTCCAGCACGAGGAAAGAGTCATCACCACCCAGCTCAACAATACCCGCCAGAAGCATGGTGAAGATCCTGTGGACTTTGTACGAAGGTTTCGAGATCTGGCCCTAGATTGCTATGATGAAAAGGACGAAGAGGCACTTGTCGAAATCTGCATCAGCAACATTGTAGCAGATTATAGAGTGTACTTAGAAAACATTGGCATCAGTCAATTTTCTAGGTTGTTGGAAGCAGTAAGAAAAACAAGCATGTCTGTCAAACCGACGGGACAAAGGACTTGGAGGAACGAGAAGAGGGAGGCGCACCAAACGTTAGCTGTAAATGACAAGCCATCCAACGACTACGGCACACGCAAAAGAAAGGACCGAGAGACGTACCCGCCACTGCCATGCAAAGATGAGGAGTTTCATGCCATCTTGGACACGATGATCGCTGATGGCGCAATTAAACCTCTCAGGCCCTACAAAGTCCCCACCcgagaagaaaagaatgatCCTAGGTACTGTCGCTACCATCAATTCGTGGGACATCCAACTACTGCCTGTCAGAGTCTAAGAAGGATTTTACATGCTAAAATACATGAAGGAGTTCTTGAGCTTCCTTCTAGGAAGCAAACAATTGATGAGGACCCCTTGCCGAAACGAAGGGGCAAAGAGGTAGCTGCTGTCATTACATATTCCGAGGATTTACTGGATGACGATGAATTGTGCCACCCATGGAGGAATGACCCGAAGCCGCCAGAAGCTATGTGGGAACCTTGCGGGAACATGGAGAAGGCGTACTGGTGCAAATATTCGAAGCCTTCAAGTTATAACACGCCATGGCCGCTCGCTGATGGATGGGATGACGACTCAAGTAATCAGATGTTTGTTCAAGACGTGCCGGAAGATCGCTACTCGGGGGCTTCATTGGGACAGCAGGAAATAGCTGCCGTAACATTTCACAATGTTACGGAGGCTGAAGCAAGCGTGTTGGGACGTTACCTAAGTCTGAAACAGGGGCCCACAGCTTCACAGGCCCTCCAAAGAAACCCAAAGTTCAAGTCACTCTTTGACCAACTTGGCTTTGGGCCTCAAGCAAGAGAAGCAGCTGCTGTAACTCTCATGAACATCTCTGCGGCATCTGACCCTCATTGCTTCACTGTTCAACCACAAAGTTCGTTTTTGGGAAATGACAATGCTATCATCTTCACAGACGAGGATATGGAAGTTCCTTACCCAGACCACA
This window encodes:
- the LOC18790096 gene encoding MLP-like protein 329, with amino-acid sequence MALHGFIGTQIELKSPADKFYKIFKGQAHLIPNVSSGHIKGVQVHEGDWETHGSVKIWNYHLGNEVGTFKEKVEYDDENKVATLIGLDGEVFKYYKSFKGIYQFAQKGDVSVANLTIHYEKRNANVEAPDRYVGLMVTLVRDLDAHFAKA
- the LOC18792347 gene encoding MLP-like protein 34 — translated: MALSGASNYKAETVEAEVEIKSNSGKLFKLISNQHHDVPKASSDNVHDVAVHEGDWETSGSVKLWKYTLDGNVETLKEKVEIDEANKLVSLTALEGSHVLEKYKSCKIIFQVTPKSEGGLVKITLGYQRLNENDPPPHKYLRFLVNVIQDIDAHLLKE